The sequence below is a genomic window from Oscillospiraceae bacterium.
GGCGCTTCCCCGCTTCCGCCTTAGAGCGCAAGCAGCTCAAACCGGCTTTTCTCCACCCTTATCAGGCCGTCCCGCCGCATCTTCCCCAGCTCGTTGGACAGGGCGCTGCGGTCCACGTTGAGGTAGTCGGCCAGCTGCTGGCGGTTGAAGGGGATGGTGAAGCTGCGGCTCCCGCTGCGGACGGCCTGGTAGGACAGGTAGGACAGCAGGCGCCCGCGGATGGATTTTGAGGAGGTGTGGAAGATCTTCCGGGACAGGCTCAGATTCTTCTGGGCGGAGATGGACAGCAGGTTGCGCACCAGCTTGCCGTGGTGGGCGCAGGCGTGAGGGCAGACCCGGAGCACCCGGCTCACCTCCAGAAAGAGCACCTGCGCGGGCACGGCGGCCGCCACGTTGACCATCAGCGGCTCACCGGCGGCGCAGGCGTAGGTCTCGGCAAAAATCTGCCCCGGCCCGACGCAGTCCAGCACGGTGGTGTTGCCCCACAGGTCGTCGTTTTCAATGAGCACGCTGCCGGAGAGCACCATACCCAGGGCCGTGACCACGTCGCCGGCGCGGCAGATTAGCTCGCCCTTGGAAAACTGCCGCTGGGCCGCGCCCAGGCAGGCGAGCATCTCCTCCACCTCCCGGGGCGTGGCGCCGCGGAACAGGGCCGTTTTTGACAGGCTGACAAAATCCATATATTTTTTCCTCTGTGTTGCTAATATAACATACTTGTGGCTTTGACTATAGTATACTGCGCCCATAAAGTCAAGAAAACGGAGCTTGACGGGGAGGAAGCCATGGAAAACAAGATGCTTTGCTGTCAGTGTCAGGAGACCGCCGGGTGTACGGGCTGGACGCGGGCCAGTGCAACGGCTTCTGCTCCCCGGCGGTCATCGCCCTGAAGCTCCGGGAGGCCATCGGGCTGGAGGACGTCAACGATCTGCCCATCGCCTACAATACCGTCTGGTATGGGTAGAAGGCGGCATTGCCGGGATCGGCACGGTGGAGGTCGATCTGGAGCTGTTCTTCGCATAAAAACAAGAAAAAGCGGCGGGCCGGGTCGGCCCACCGCTTTTTTTGTTAATTCAGCCGCCACACGCCAAAGTTCAGGTACGCGGCAAACGCAACCCAGAGCAGATACGGGAGCTGCAGCCACGCGGCGGGCGGGTCGGCCCTGCGGAAGGAAAGGACCATCCACAGGATTAAAAGCCACAGCGCCAGCAGCCAGACGAGGGCAAAGCCAAAGCGCTGGAGGTTGAAAAAGAGGATACTCCAGAAGAAATTGAAGGCCAGCTGCACGAGGAAGAGCAGCAGGCTGCGGGAACGGGCGGCGGTCGCGGGGGTCAGGGAGACGCGGGCGATCCCGATTCCCATCAGGGCGAACAGAACAGCCCAGACGATGGGAAACACAAGGCTGGGCGGCGTCAGAGGCGGCTTTACAACGGTCTCCTTGTAGAGCTGCGTGCCCTCCCGCGTCAGCCAACCGGAAAGGGCGCCCACCGCTTCGGTTAAAATGATCCAGAAGGCGTACCGCCTCCATGCGTGCTGTTTCATGAATTTCACCCCACATAGAATATATGGAGTTCGTCAGGAATTATGCACGAGTAGCACCGTTTGGCCGTCCGTTTTACCGCTGAACCCGGCCCGAGGCGTCGCCCCCCGCCAGCTTTTCCACCTCAGCCAGGGTGGCGCGGTTGAAGTCCCCCTCCACGGAGTGCTTGAGGGCGGAGGCCGCCGCGGCGAAGTCCACCGCCTGCTGGGTGTCCCTGCCGTTCATCAGCGCGTAAATAAGGCCGCCGCAGAAGCTGTCGCCGCCGCCCACCCGGTCCACGATGTGCAGCCGGTACTCCCTGGAAAAGCAGCACGACACGCCGTCGTAGAGCATACCGGCCCAGTCGTTATCGCTGGCGGAGAGGGAGGAGCGCAGGGTGATGGCCACCAACTGGAAGCCGAAGCGGTCCATCAGCTGCCGGGCCACCGACTGATAGCCCGCCCTGTTGAGCCTGCCGCCGGTAATATCGGTGCCCTCGGCCTCAATACCGAACACGTCCTTGGCGTCCTCCTCATTGGAGACGCACACGTCCACGTACCGGCACAGCTGCGTCATGGCGGCGCGGGCCTGCTCCCGGGTCCACAGCTTGCCCCGGTAGTTGAGGTCGCAGGAGATCCGCACACCCCGGGCCTTGGCCGCCGCGCAGGCCTGCTTACAGATTTCCACCAGGCCGGGCCCCAGGGCGGGGGTGATACCGGTGAAGTGGAACCAGCCCGCCCCGTCGAAGATCCGGTCCCAGTCGAAGTCCTCGGGCACCGCCTCCTGGAGGGCGGAGTGGGCCCGGTCGTAGATACACACGCTGCCCCGCTGGGAGGCCCCCTTTTCCAGGTAGTAGATTCCCACCCGGTCGCCGCCGCGGGCGATGTGGGAGGTGTCCACCCCCAGCGCGCGCAGCGCGTTCACCGCGCCCTGCCCCACGGCGTGGGCGGGGAGCTTGGTGACAAAGGCCGCGTCCATGCCGTAATTGGCCAGGGAGACCGCCACGTTGGCCTCGCCGCCGCCGAAGGTGGCCTGGAGCTGGTCGTCCTGGAAGAAGCGGTAGTACCCGTTGGGGGCCAGGCGGAGCATAATCTCGCCGAACGTGATTACCTTTTGATTCATGGAAGAACCTCCTTATTTCTGTACCAGATGGACGGCGAACCCGCAGAAGTCCGCGTCCAGGTAGATGGCGGTGGTGCGGCCGTCGGCGCCGGTTTTGCGGGTCTGCTCCAGGAAGCCCACGCCCCGCAGGCCCAGGTGGTATTCCGCCCGCTCCACGCTGCCGCAGCCGACGGCGATGTGCCCCCGCCGGCCGGGGAGGGACTTTTTGCAGCACTCCACAAAGGGCAGGGCGAAGTCGGAGGAGGCGCCCTGCCGGTACGGCAGGCCGAGGGCCTCCCCGAAAGCCCGGGCGGTGGCGGCGGCGGTGTCCGCGTCCCCGCAGGGGATGCCCACGTGGTGCAGGGAAAAGCCCAGCATGGTCTGTACGGCCTGCCTGCACAGGGCGGTGATCTCCGCCCAGCGCTCTCCCTCGATAAGCGCCTGCTGCACCATCCAGGTGCCGCCGCAGGCGAGGACCCGGGGGAAGGAGAGGTACTCCCCCAGATTTTTGGCGCTGACGCCTCCGGTGGGCATCCACATCAGGCTGCGGTATGGCCCGGCAAGGGCCCTGAGCTTTTCCACGCCCCCGTTCTGCTCGGCGGGGAAGAACTTGACGGCCTCCAGGCCCAGGGCCATGGCCTGCTCCATCTCGCCGGGGGTGGCGGTGCCGGGGAGCATCACGGCCCCCTTGGAGCGCACGTGGCCTACGGTGTCCGGGTTGAAGCCGGGGGAGACGATAAACTTCGCCCCCGCGTCCAGAGCCCGGTCGGCCTGCGCCCGCGTGAGGACGGTGCCCGCGCCCAGCAGCAGGCCGGGCACCTCCCGGGAGACGGCGCGCATGGCCTCCTCCGCGGCGGCGGTGCGGAAGGTAATCTCCGCCACCGGCAGGCCGCCCGCCACAAGGGCGCGGGCCAGGGGGACGGCCTTGGCCGCGTTCTCGATGGCCACCACGGGCACGATGCCTATGCGGTAAATCTGCTCCAAAATGGGGTTCATGGCAGTTCCTCCGTTCCATATTATGAAACTATATTTTGTAATCCGCGCTTCTGATTTTATTATAGGGCCGCACGGCCAAAAAGCAAGGCCGCATTTTGTGCAAAGTTCCCATTGCCTTTTTGTTCAAAAGCCAATAAACTGGAATAAAATTGCGGATTATGAAACGGAGGGGGGAGCCATGACCGATAAGAGCAGGGTGCAGTCGCTGGACCGGGCCTTCGATCTGTTGGAGCTGCTGTGCAATTCCCAGGGGGGTATGACCCTGGCGGCGCTGTCCGCCGCGACCGGGCTGAACAAGAGCACCGCCCACCGGCTGCTGGGGGCCCTGGGGGAGCGGGGTTACGTGCGGCGGGAAGCGGAGGGGGCGGTCTACCACGCCGGGATGCGCTTGTGCGAGCTGGGCAGCCGCATTGTGGAGAACCTGGACGTGGTGGGTATGGCCAGGGCGCCCATGGAGCGCCTGAGCCGCCGGACCGGGGAGACGGTGCACCTGGCCATGCGCGAGGGCACCGAGATCGTCTACGTCCACAAGGTGGAGAGCATCCATGGAGCCATCCGCATGTTCTCCCGCATCGGCATGCGCCGCCCCTTGTACTGTACGGGGGTGGGGAAGGCCATCCTGGCCTCTCTCCCGCCGGAGGAGGCCATGGCGCTGTGGGAGGAGAGCGACAGGCGGCGCTGCACCCCCAACACCATCACGCAGGCGGAGCCCTTCAAGCGGGAGCTGGCCCGGGTGCGGCGGGAGGGGTACGCCCTGGACAACGAGGAAAACGA
It includes:
- a CDS encoding cyclic nucleotide-binding protein, whose protein sequence is MDFVSLSKTALFRGATPREVEEMLACLGAAQRQFSKGELICRAGDVVTALGMVLSGSVLIENDDLWGNTTVLDCVGPGQIFAETYACAAGEPLMVNVAAAVPAQVLFLEVSRVLRVCPHACAHHGKLVRNLLSISAQKNLSLSRKIFHTSSKSIRGRLLSYLSYQAVRSGSRSFTIPFNRQQLADYLNVDRSALSNELGKMRRDGLIRVEKSRFELLAL
- a CDS encoding tryptophan-rich sensory protein, with the translated sequence MKQHAWRRYAFWIILTEAVGALSGWLTREGTQLYKETVVKPPLTPPSLVFPIVWAVLFALMGIGIARVSLTPATAARSRSLLLFLVQLAFNFFWSILFFNLQRFGFALVWLLALWLLILWMVLSFRRADPPAAWLQLPYLLWVAFAAYLNFGVWRLN
- a CDS encoding IclR family transcriptional regulator, translated to MTDKSRVQSLDRAFDLLELLCNSQGGMTLAALSAATGLNKSTAHRLLGALGERGYVRREAEGAVYHAGMRLCELGSRIVENLDVVGMARAPMERLSRRTGETVHLAMREGTEIVYVHKVESIHGAIRMFSRIGMRRPLYCTGVGKAILASLPPEEAMALWEESDRRRCTPNTITQAEPFKRELARVRREGYALDNEENEQGVRCVAAAVPDWRGRAAYALSISAPVSRMTDERIRDLIPPLLETREGIAAVLGGARGAAGC